GTGGGGGGTGGGAAGGACGTTGGGTCACGGCTCGATCCTTCGTGCGGTGTGGGAAAGGGCGTGGGAGCGCTCCCAAAGATGGTGTGTGTCTGGCAGGGCCCCGTCAACCCCCGGGAAGGCCGCGAAAACCCGCAAGAAGGCCCAGCAGTAAACTTCCGCCCATGGAGCCGCTGATCAACATCTTTCTCGCCCTCCACATCATCGGAATCGCCGCTCTGCTCGGGGGCTTCCTGGCGCAGACCAAGGCGCTGAAGGCCGGCGGGGCGACGATGACGCCCGGCATGCTGCACGGCGCCCTGACGATGCTGGTGACCGGTCTCGCCCTCGTCGGCCTGAACCAGGCCGACGACCAGGAGGTCGACAACGTCAAGATCGCGGTCAAGCTCGCCGTGCTCCTGGTGATCACGGTCCTCGTCTACGTCAAGCGTGACGACGAACGCGTCGAGACGCCCGTGTTCGGCGCCGTGGGCGCGCTGACCGTGGTCAACATCTTCATCGCCACCCTCTGGTGACGCCCGCGCGGCGCGGCGGAGGCGGCGGAATCCGGCAGGGGGCGGACCGTGGAACCGTGGACGAGACCGGCCACCGGTCTGCTGAGGCTGGTCACCGCACTGCTCCCGTGGCTTGAGCGGCGGCGTCGCTCGGCCCAGGCGGAGCTGCCGCTCGCCGAAGCCCCGCGGGTCCGCCTGATCCGCCCCGGTCGCGTGCCCGCCGGCACGTGGTTCCGGCGGCTGGCCGCCGGAGCCGGCCGCTCGGTGCGCCGGGACCGCGCGGCCGGCCTGCCCCGGGTCGCGAGACGCGAACGCCGGGCCGCCGTCGCCGCCGCCGGCCGGGCGTTCGCCGCCGCCGACCTCTCCGACGACATCCTCCTGCGGCTCGCGAACCTGGGGCCCGAGGCCCTGAGGGAGCACGTCGACCCTGCCGCTCGCTCGGCCGCCGGCCTGAGTGACGCGGGACGCGCGTTGCACGGCGCGTTGCTGCTCAGGGCCTGCGACCGGTTCCAGCGCGCGGTCGAGGCGACCCCCGACTTCGACCGCCGCCACCGCCGTTGGGAGCACCGGTCCGGGCCGCGGCGAGAAAGCGGCGCGCCGTCCGGGGCGGCGGACGACCCCGACGTGGCCTTCCAGGCCGCCTACCTCGACCATCTCGCCCAGTCCCTCGACACGACCGACTTGCTGTCGGGTCCGGGGGCGCGCCGCGTCAGTGCCCGCGCGGACACCGGGGCCGACGCGGACGCCGAGCCCCTCGGCGCCGTGCTGCGCCGGGTCCCGCGCCTGTTACTCGTCGGGGAGGCCGGTGCGGGCAAGAGCAGCGTGCTCAACGCGCTCGCCGTCCGCGCCGCCCGGCGCGCGTTCACCGGCGAACTCGCGGAGTGGAACGGCCTGGTCCCCGTTCTCCTCCGGCTGCGCGACCACCCGGACGCGGACCTGCCCGACCCCGGGGCGCTGCTGCGCCCCTTGCCCGGTGGTGCCAGGCCGCCGGACCACTGGCTCGACCGCCGCCTCGCCGAGGGGCGCGTACTGCTGCTGCTCGACGGCGTGGACGAGGTGGCCGCCGAGCGCCACCGGCGGTTCCGCGACTGGCTGGCCCGGGTCCTGGGCGCCTACCCCGACAACCCCACCGTCGTCAGCGCGCGTCCCGGCGCCGTGACCGCCCGGCTCGACGACCAGGGATTCACCACCGCGCGTATCGCCCCGCTCACCCGCGGCGAACTCGGGGCCTTCGTCGACCGCCGGTTCGCCTCGGACCCGACGGCCGCCCGCGCCGTCCGCGCCGCGCTGGACGAACGGCCGCGCCTGGCCGACCTGTTGACCACACCCCTGCTGGCCGCCCTGGTCTGCGCGCAGTACGAGCAGCGCCACCGGCTCCCCGCTTCTCGCGCCGAGACGTACCGCCAGGCCGTGGAACTCCTGACGGGGCGCCGCGCCGCCGTCCAGCCCGTTTCCGGCACCGCGTCCGTGCTCCGTGCCTTCGCTTGGCACCTCACCAGCCAGGGGGCCACCGCCGCGACACACAGGCAGGCCGTGGACTTCGTGAGCCGCGCGGTCCTCCCCGCGGAGGACGGCCGGGAGGCGGAGGAGCGGCTCAGCCTGCTCGTGCACCACTCGGGCGTCCTCACCGGTACGGCCTCGGGCGGCGTCGCCTTCGTCCACCGGGTCTTCCAGGAGTACCTCGCCGCCGAACACGCCGCCGACCAGGATCTCATCGACGTTCTGGTCCGCAACGCCCACCTCGACGTCTGGCACGACACCATCGTCCTGGCCGCGGTGCGCGCTTCGGCCCGCCGACGCCAGGAGCTGCTGACCGGGATTCTGGAGCGCGCGGCAGCCGAACGGCATCAGCACCGCAGGCTCCGGCTGCTCGCCCTGTCCTGTCTTGAGTTCTGCCGTGAGGCCGGTGAAAGCGTGCCCCGGGCGCTGGCCCCGGCCGTCGAACACGCCGTCCGCGCGGTACTCCCCCCGCGCCGCGCCTCCGACTGCCCGCCGCTCGCCGCGGTGCCGCGGCCGTTGCTGCGGGCCCTGCCGCCCACCATCGGCCGGCTCAGGCACACCGAGCACAGGCGGCTCACGATCCGCACCGCGGCGCTCACCGGGGAGCGCGCCGCCCTGCCGCTTCTCGGCGCCTACGCACGCGAGGGTGACGAGTCCTGCGCGCGGGAACTCATCGACGGCTGGCGCCACTTCTCCTCGGACGCGGACCGGGTCGAGGAGTTCGCCCGCGAGGTGCTGCGCCACCTGCCGCTCGACCGGCGGGAGCTGACCCTCACCCATCCGCGCCAGTGGCGGGCCGCTCCCGCGCTGCCGCACGTCACGCGGGTCCGCGTCGAGCACCCGTTCGGCCCCGACATCGGCGGGGTCACCGGGTTCGCGCGGCTGGCACGACTGCACGTCACGCGGCTCGCGGAGGGAAGCGACCTGGGCCCGCTGGGCGACTGCCCCCACCTGACCCACCTGTGGCTGGCGGGAGAACGGCTCCCCGACCTGCGTCCCCTGGCCGAGCTGCGCGGACTCGCCTTTCTGCACCTCCTCGACTGGCCGCCGTTCACCCTCGGCGACATCGCGCTGCCGTCCACGCTCACGACCCTCTCCCTCGGCCGCCTGCCGCTGGGCGCGCCGCTCGACTGGGTGCGCGACTACCCGGCGCTCACCGCACTCGCGATCCAGGGCGGGGGAACGCCCGACTGGCGCGACCTCGCCGCGCTCGGCCGCCTGGCGGAACTCGACCTCGGCGGGTTCGACCTCACCGACAGCCTGCCCGACCTGGTCGGTGCCGTGCCCGGTCTGCGACTTCTGGGCCTGCACGGGTGCGTGCTGCCCACCGACCTCTCACCGCTCCTCCGGCTCCCGCGACTCACGGAGCTGGACCTGAAGGAGACGACGGGCCCGGGCGGCGCCCGGCTCGACCTCGACGCGCTGGCGGCGCCGGGCCGCCGCATCACCGTCGACGGTGTCCCCCGTGAGGACACCGTCGACGGTGTCCCCGGTGAGGAGCCGGACCGCTGAGGGGAGCCCGTCGCGGACGTCCTTGTCGTCCGGCCGCGCCGTGAGCCGGGAACCCGGGGCGATGTCTCAGCGGTTCGCCGCGCGGTGTGTCCGGTCGGTCTGTCGTTCCCCTCGGACGTCCGGGCGGTGACGGAACGCGCGCGTGGCCGCTCAACCTCCGTCGGGCGCGGGCGCGGCGGACGCGGTGTTCCCTCCCACCCGGCCGGGACGGGAACAGCTCGGTGTGCCAGGATCCGCGCATGGAGATGTCCGACGCCACGCGTGCGACAGCGGCCGCGACGTCGGTCGCCGCGTCGCTCGGCCTGCCGGTCGGCGGCGCCACCGTGCTCCACAACTCCAACAAGCTGGCACTGCGGCTGACGCCGTGCGATGTCTTCGCGCGGGTCGCCCCCGCGGGGCAGGAGGTCGCGCAGTTCGAAGTCGCGCTCGCCCAGCGGCTCGTCGAGGCGGGCAGCCCGGTGTGCCCCCTGGAACCCCGCGTGGACCCGCGGGTGTACACGCGCGACGGCTTCACGGTGACGCTGTGGACCTACTACGAGCCCACGGCACCGCACGTCCCACCGGTCGACTGCGCCAAGGCGCTGGAACTGCTGCACGCCGGCATGCGCGGGATCGATGTGCCGAGTCCGCGGTTCACGGACCGGATCGCGCAGGCGCGGGAAGTCGTCGCCGACCCGGACCGCTCACCCGGACTCGCGGGCTCCGACCGCGTCTTCCTCGGCGGAAGGCTGGCGGGTCTGCGGCGGGCGATCGAGGAGCGCGGCGCCGCGGAGCAGTTGCTCCACGGCGAGCCGCACCCGGGCAATGTGCTCAGCACGAGGGACGGCCCGTTGTTCATCGACCTGGAGACGTGCTGCCGCGGACCCGTCGAGTTCGACCTCGCCCACGTCCCCGAAGCGGTCTGCGCGCACTACCCGAACCTCGACCTGGGGCTGCTTGAGGAGTGCAGGCAGCTCGTCCTCGCGATGGTCGCGGCGTGGCGCTGGGAGCGGGGCGACGCGTTCCCCGACGGGCGGCGGTTCGGGGAGGAACTGCTGCGCGCGCTGCACGCCGGTCCTCCCTGGCCGACGCTCGACACGGTGACGAGGCGACTGGCAGGGCACTGAGCGGCTGCCACCGCCGAGGGCGCCCGGGGGGTGCCGCCCGGGTCAGCCGGGGCGGACGGCGCTGTGCCAGGGCATCGTGTCGATCGACTCGTACCTGACCGCCTCGCCGGGGCGCGGCGCGTGGATCATCTGGCCGCCGCCCGCGTAGAGCCCGACGTGGCTGATGTCGTCGTAGAAGAACACCAGGTCGCCCGGCTGGAGCGCGTCCCTGGAGACCTGGGTGCCGATGTTCACCTGGTCCCACGTGACGCGCGGTATCTCGACGCCCGCCGCCCGCCAGGCGGCCTGGGTGAGTCCCGAGCAGTCGAACGAGTTCGGCCCGGTGGCGCCCCACACGTACGGCTTCCCCAGCTGCGCCTCGGCGTACGCGAGCACGGCCTGGGCCTGCGAGGTGCCGGAACCCCCGCTCGCGGGCGGCGGCGCGGACTGGCCGCCGGACTCCTCGCCCGCCTCGCCTCCACCTGATGCCCCGGCTTCCGCCGCTTCCGCCGCTTCCGCCGCCTCGGCGGCCTCCGCCCGCTCGCGTTCCTCGCGCTCCTGGCGCGCCTGCTCCGCGCGGCGCTCGGCCTCCTCGCGCTCCAGCCGTTCCAGCTCGGCGAGTTCGGCCTCCTCCTCGGCGGTCAGCTGCTCCATGAGGGCCCTGGCCTCGGCCAGCTTGCCCTGGACGGTCTCCTTCTGGCTCGCGAGCCCGGCCTCGTGGGTCTCCAGCTCCGCGAGCGCCGCGTTCGCCTCGTCGCGCTGGGCGGCGGCCTGCTCGCGCCGTTCGGTGAAGTCGTCGAGCGCCTGGTTCTGCGCCGCGCTCAGCCGGTCGAGGGTGTGCTCGGTGGAGAAGAGGCTGCGCGGGTCGGGCGCGAACAGCAGCGCGGCGGTGTCGGACAGGCCGCCGCTGCCCGTGCGGTACTGCGCCGCGGCGTAGGTGCCGAGCACGCGCCTGGCGTCGTTGGCCGCCTCGGTCGCCTCGGCGGCCCGGGTCATCAGCTCGTCGGCACGCTCCTGCTGCGCGTCGGTGGCCTCGCGGGCCTCGTTGTAGCGCTGGGTCGCCACGCCCGCCTCCTGGTACAGGGCGTCGACCCGCTCCCGCACCTCAAGCGCGCGCTCGCGCGCCTCGCCCGCGCGCTCCCGCTGCTCCTCGATGGCGGGCGTGTCCTCGTCGTCCGCGTGGGCGGTCTGCGTCAGCAGGGAGGCCGAGGCGAGGGCGGCGGCACCGACGCCGACGGCGCTCCTGCGGGCCGCGGGGGACTCCAGAATGCCGACGCGCGGCTTGCGGTGCGAACCCAAGGCCGTGTCCTTCCCTGTGCGCGAACGGGGAAGTGGCCGGAACGGCAGGGGCTCCGGGCCACTTGGCGACGCACGCTAGCCACTCGGGACCCGGTTTGTGAAGGCGGAACGCGATCTTTTCGAGACCGTTCCGTGACCAAAGGCCGTGTCAACGGCCTGCGAACGGCCCGGTGTGGCGGACGTCACGCGCCCGGGCCGGTCAGGACGGGGGCGGGTTGTCCCGCAGGCGGCGGCGCTCCCAGAGATTGGGGTGGCGTATGGTCACCCCGGCGACACCGCCGGTGCCGGTCACGCGCAGCAGGGGGGCGCCCGGGCGGCGTTCCTCGGCGCCCGTCTTGTTCTTCACGCCGCCGAACCCGGAGTCGGCACCGGTGGTGTCGACCTCCCAGCCGAGCGGCACGACGATCGTGATGCCGGCCATGTCGCCGTGCACCTCGACCTCGGGCTCGGGCCAGGGGCAGTCCGCGCGGGTGTAGTCGAGCTTCACGCCGCCGAGGCCGCCGTGGGCGACGACCTTGCGCGGCACCCGCCAGCGCCCCACGCGCTCGTCGCCGTGCAGGCCGCCCTTGAGCACCAGCGGGGGCCCTTCCGGTACGGCGGGCGCGGGCCCGAGGGCGGCGTGCCGTCCCGGCAGCGCGGGGAGGTCGGCGAGCAGCGGTTCGAGCTCGCCGTAGGTCTTCGCGGTCAGCGCCCGCTCCAGGCGCTCCTCCAGCTCGTCGATGTCGAGCCGCCCCTCGCCGGCCGCCTCGCGCAGCCGTTCGGCGACGGCTTCCCGGTCCTCGTGCGAGGCGCGCATCTCCGCCCGCGGGCGCGGCTCCATCGTCATGCGTTCACGATAACCGAGCACTGCGTGACCGGCCGCTCCCCTGCGGCGGCCTCGCGGGCCGGCGGGGCCAGGCGCGACCCCGCGGGGGTTCGAGCGGCAGGGCCTAGACTCGGTGGACGATGAGCGGCCTTTTCGATGACAACGCGCTGGCGGACCTCGGCCCTTCCGGACCCCCGGACGAGGAGCCGCCGCCCGAGCCCGGCTTCGAGCCGTACGAGCCGCGCGAGGAGATCCCGGACGACCTGTTCGCCGGCACGTTCGCGGAGCCGAAGGCCGCCGAGGAGGACGCCTACTACCGCAACGGCGCCCGCAAGCCCGTCGCCGACCCGGCCGAGCTGCTCACCGGGCTGAACGAGCAGCAGCGCGCCGCCGTCACCCACAGCGGCTCGCCGCTGCTGATCGTCGCGGGCGCGGGCTCGGGCAAGACCCGGGTCCTCACGCACCGCATCGCCCACCTGCTCGCCGCCCGCGGCACGCACCCGGGGCAGATCCTCGCGATCACCTTCACGAACAAGGCCGCGGGCGAGATGAAGGAGCGCGTCGGCGAGCTGGTCGGGCCGCGGGCGAACGCGATGTGGGTGATGACGTTCCACAGCGCGTGCGTGCGCATCCTGCGCCGCGAGAGCAAGCTGCTCGGGTTCACGTCCAGCTTCTCGATCTACGACGCCGCGGACTCCAAGCGGCTGATGGCGCTGGTGTGCCGGGACCTGGACCTGGACCCCAAGCGGTTCCCGCCGAAGTCGTTCAGCGCGAAGATCTCCAACCTCAAGAACGAGCTGATCGACCCCGAGGACTTCGCCGCGGCGGCGAGCGAGCCGTTCGAGAAGACCCTCGCCGAGGCGTACACGCTGTACCAGTCGCGGCTGCGCGAGGCGAACGCGCTGGACTTCGACGACATCATCATGACCACGGTGCACCTGCTCGACGCGTTCCCCGACGTCGCGGAGCACTACCGGCGGCGCTTCCGGCACGTGCTGGTCGACGAGTACCAGGACACCAACATCGCGCAGTACACGCTGATCCGGCTGCTCGTCGGCGACGCGGACCCGGCGGAGCTGTGCGTGGTGGGCGACGCCGACCAGTCGATCTACGCGTTCCGCGGCGCCACCATCCGCAACATCCTCCAGTTCGAGCAGGACTACCCGGACGCGACGACGCTGCTGCTCGAACAGAACTACCGCTCCACGCAGACCATCCTCTCCGCCGCGAACGCGGTCATCGCGCGCAACGAGGACCGCCGCCCCAAGAACCTGTGGACGAACGAGGGCGCGGGCGCGCGCATCACCGGCTACGTGGCCGACACCGAGCACGACGAGGCGCAGTTCGTCGCGGACGAGATCGACCGGCTGTCCGACCAGGGGCGGGCCCGCGCCGGGGACGTCGCTGTCTTCTACCGCACCAACGCGCAGTCCCGCGTCTTCGAAGAGGTCTTCATCCGCGTCGGCCTGCCGTACAAGGTGGTCGGCGGCGTCCGCTTCTACGAGCGGCGCGAGGTCAGGGACGTGCTCGCCTACCTGCGGGTGCTGGCGAACCCCGAGGACACCGTGCCCCTGCGCCGCGTCCTCAACGTGCCCAAGCGCGGCATCGGGGACCGCGCCGAGGCGATGATCGAGGCGCTGGCCTCGCGCGAGCGGATCTCGTTCGCGCAGGCCCTGCGGCGCGTGGACGAGGCGTACGGGATGGCGGCGCGTTCCACGAACGCGGTCAAGCGGTTCAACGCGCTGCTCGAAGAGCTGCGCACCGTCGTGGAGTCGGGCGCGGGTCCGGCGACCGTGCTGGAGGCCGTGCTTGAGCGGACCGGTTATCTCGCGGAACTCCAGGCGTCCACCGACCCGCAGGACGAGACCCGCGTGGAAAACCTCCAGGAACTGGCGGCGGTGGCCCTTGAGTTCGAGGAGGCCCGCGACGAGGAGAATCCGGGGACGCTGGCCGACTTCCTCGAACAGGTCGCGCTTGTGGCCGACTCCGACGAGATTCCGGACGACGAGGGTGACGGAGTCGTCACTCTCATGACCCTGCACACCGCCAAGGGCCTGGAATTCCCCGTGGTCTTCCTGACGGGTATGGAGGACGGCGTTTTTCCGCACCAGCGGTCGCTCGGCAAGACAAAGGAACTCGAAGAGGAACGGCGGCTGGCGTACGTGGGGATCACGCGCGCGCGGCAGCGGCTGTACCTGACGCGGTCCGCGCTGCGCAGCGCGTGGGGCCAGCCGCAGCACAACCCGCCGTCGCGCTTCCTCGACGAGATTCCCGAGGCCCACCTGGACTGGCGCCGCACGGGCGGCACGGCGCAGGCACCCGCGCCCGCCGCCCCCGCCGCCGCGCGCGGCAGGCGGGGCGCGGGCGGCTTCGCGACCGGCCGGATGAAGGACCGCCCGGTGGTGGACCTCGCCCCGGGGGACCGGGTGACGCACGACAGTTTCGGCATGGGGACGGTGATTTCCGTTCAGGGCGCCGGGGACCGGGCCGAGGCCGCGATCGACTTCGGTGGTGAGAAGCCGAAGCGGCTGCTGCTGCGTTACGCACCCGTCGAGAAGCTTTGATTCTTCCCCTGTAGTGTTCCCGGTATGTCACAGACCGGGGAAAGGGCTTGTGGTAGGGGCGCGGGGAGCGGTTAGCTGCTGCGGCAATGTTCGTACTCCGGGCCCTGACTCCCCGGAGCGCGAACCATCTTGAGAACCTCAGGGGGACCCACCATGAGCCAGCCCTGGCAGCAGCAGCCTGACGGCGGCGGCTACGGACAGCAGCCGCAGCAGCCCGGCGGTTACGGCCAGCCCCAGCCCAACCCGTACGCGCAGCCGCAGCCGGCCCAGCCGCCGCAGATGCAGCCGGGGCAGCCGCCGCAGGCTCCGTACGGCCAGCCGCCGCAGCCCGGCTACGGCTACCCGGGGCCGCAGCCCCAGCCCTACGGCGCCCCGCAGGGCGGGCCGGGCGGCTGGCCGCCGCCCCCGCCGCCCGCGGGCGGCCCGGCGGGGAGCCAGGCGATACTCCTGGCCGTCCTGGCCGCCGTGGGCGCGGCGCTGGTGATGACGGTCCTCTACGCGTTCCTCTACAGCGCGATGTTCGACGAGGAGACCTACGAGGTCACGAAGATCGGCTACGTGTCCCTCGCGATCGGCGCGGCCGTCGCCGTCGGGCCGGCGTTCCTCGCCCGGCGCAACATGGGGCTGATCGCCCTGGCCGCCGGGCTCGCGCTGGTCGCCGCCGTGCTCGGCGAGCTGTACGGCATGGCGATGATCCTCAGCGAGCACACGCCCACGGACTGGAGCGCGACGAAGATCTTCTTCGAGGAGTTCGGCAACCTCTGGGACGGCTGGAGCGAGGAGAACGACCCGATCAACTACTTCTTCCTCGTCCTGGCCCCCGTCGGCGCGTTCTCCGTCGCCCAGGCGGTCGCGCGCCGCACCGCCGCGTGAGCTGACCCCGTCCGGCCGCGGCCGGACCCGCCGCGCCGGTGCCCGTCGGCCTGTGGGTGCCGAGGTCGTCGAGGATGCGGGCGGCGTCGGTGAGCAGGGCCCCGTACAACGGCCACTCGCCGGGCGCGTCGAGGTGCGCCCGGCGGCTGCGCGCCGCGAGCCGGTCGTGGCACCGTCGGGCCCGGTCGACGCGGTCGCGCAGCGCCTCCCCGTCGGCGTCCGCGTCCTCCGAGACGGGCAGTTCGCGGGCCGCGACCGCGACATCGGTCAGCAGCTCGGCGTAGCCGGTGAGGAAGTCGCGGGCCAGCGCCTGGTAGTGGTCGCTGTGCGCCGCGTACCGCAGACCGCGGGCGATGGACTGCGTCTGGTGCCCGACGCGTTCCAGGACGTTCACGGCCGCGTGGTGCGCGGGCAGCCGCAGGTGGCCGCCGCGCACCAGGCGGCGCGGGTTGAGGCGCGCGGCCTCCTCGCCGTCCTCGACGGAGGCGCGGGCCCGCTGCGCGAGCCCGTCGATCCGCCGGGCCCTGTCGAGCCACTCCTGGGCCCGCGTCTCGTCGGGCGTGGTCTCGCGCAGATCGTCCGCGATGTCGCTCAGCAGCCCGCACACCTCCCCGCCCAGCGACCTGACGGCCTCGTCCGCGCTGCCGTGTCGCAGGCGCGGCGCCCACAGCACGGCGGTGGCGAGCCCGCAGCCCACGCCGATGAGGATCGCGGCCACCAGCTGGAGGCTGTAGTCGAGCTGGCCGCCGCCCGCCGAGAACGCGAACAGCGCGGTCACCGGAACCTGGAGGCGCTGCGCCCCCAGCGGGCGCAGGCGGGCCACGGCGAGGGCGGCGATCAGGAGCACGGCGAGGCTCCACGCGTGGATGCCCGCGGTGGAGCCGAAGCCCGCGGCGAGCACGACGCCCACGGCCACCGCGCCCATGTAGCGCAGGGACTGCCACAGCGAGCGGTAGACCGTTCCGTGCACGGACAGCAGCGAGGTGAACGGCGCGAACGTGGTGACGCTCACCGGCAGCAGCCAGGAGGCGATCGACCAGGCGGCGACGGCGGCGAGCACGGCCTTGGCGTGCATCGTCAGGTCGTCCCGCTCCCAGCCCGGCCTGCGGACGGCGCGGGCCGCGTTCCGCCGGGCCCGTGCCACCCATGTCCGGGGCGGTGCCGGTGCCGTGGGTCCGGTCATCGCCGCGCAGCTCCTCTCGCCCGTGCCACCCGCTGGGTCCGCTCCGGCCGTCCGGCCGCGGACCGTACCCGGGATCCGGTAACCCGTCGGCGCGTGGTGAA
Above is a genomic segment from Streptomyces marincola containing:
- a CDS encoding NACHT domain-containing protein yields the protein MEPWTRPATGLLRLVTALLPWLERRRRSAQAELPLAEAPRVRLIRPGRVPAGTWFRRLAAGAGRSVRRDRAAGLPRVARRERRAAVAAAGRAFAAADLSDDILLRLANLGPEALREHVDPAARSAAGLSDAGRALHGALLLRACDRFQRAVEATPDFDRRHRRWEHRSGPRRESGAPSGAADDPDVAFQAAYLDHLAQSLDTTDLLSGPGARRVSARADTGADADAEPLGAVLRRVPRLLLVGEAGAGKSSVLNALAVRAARRAFTGELAEWNGLVPVLLRLRDHPDADLPDPGALLRPLPGGARPPDHWLDRRLAEGRVLLLLDGVDEVAAERHRRFRDWLARVLGAYPDNPTVVSARPGAVTARLDDQGFTTARIAPLTRGELGAFVDRRFASDPTAARAVRAALDERPRLADLLTTPLLAALVCAQYEQRHRLPASRAETYRQAVELLTGRRAAVQPVSGTASVLRAFAWHLTSQGATAATHRQAVDFVSRAVLPAEDGREAEERLSLLVHHSGVLTGTASGGVAFVHRVFQEYLAAEHAADQDLIDVLVRNAHLDVWHDTIVLAAVRASARRRQELLTGILERAAAERHQHRRLRLLALSCLEFCREAGESVPRALAPAVEHAVRAVLPPRRASDCPPLAAVPRPLLRALPPTIGRLRHTEHRRLTIRTAALTGERAALPLLGAYAREGDESCARELIDGWRHFSSDADRVEEFAREVLRHLPLDRRELTLTHPRQWRAAPALPHVTRVRVEHPFGPDIGGVTGFARLARLHVTRLAEGSDLGPLGDCPHLTHLWLAGERLPDLRPLAELRGLAFLHLLDWPPFTLGDIALPSTLTTLSLGRLPLGAPLDWVRDYPALTALAIQGGGTPDWRDLAALGRLAELDLGGFDLTDSLPDLVGAVPGLRLLGLHGCVLPTDLSPLLRLPRLTELDLKETTGPGGARLDLDALAAPGRRITVDGVPREDTVDGVPGEEPDR
- a CDS encoding phosphotransferase, with product MEMSDATRATAAATSVAASLGLPVGGATVLHNSNKLALRLTPCDVFARVAPAGQEVAQFEVALAQRLVEAGSPVCPLEPRVDPRVYTRDGFTVTLWTYYEPTAPHVPPVDCAKALELLHAGMRGIDVPSPRFTDRIAQAREVVADPDRSPGLAGSDRVFLGGRLAGLRRAIEERGAAEQLLHGEPHPGNVLSTRDGPLFIDLETCCRGPVEFDLAHVPEAVCAHYPNLDLGLLEECRQLVLAMVAAWRWERGDAFPDGRRFGEELLRALHAGPPWPTLDTVTRRLAGH
- a CDS encoding C40 family peptidase, which encodes MGSHRKPRVGILESPAARRSAVGVGAAALASASLLTQTAHADDEDTPAIEEQRERAGEARERALEVRERVDALYQEAGVATQRYNEAREATDAQQERADELMTRAAEATEAANDARRVLGTYAAAQYRTGSGGLSDTAALLFAPDPRSLFSTEHTLDRLSAAQNQALDDFTERREQAAAQRDEANAALAELETHEAGLASQKETVQGKLAEARALMEQLTAEEEAELAELERLEREEAERRAEQARQEREERERAEAAEAAEAAEAAEAGASGGGEAGEESGGQSAPPPASGGSGTSQAQAVLAYAEAQLGKPYVWGATGPNSFDCSGLTQAAWRAAGVEIPRVTWDQVNIGTQVSRDALQPGDLVFFYDDISHVGLYAGGGQMIHAPRPGEAVRYESIDTMPWHSAVRPG
- a CDS encoding DUF1707 SHOCT-like domain-containing protein → MEPRPRAEMRASHEDREAVAERLREAAGEGRLDIDELEERLERALTAKTYGELEPLLADLPALPGRHAALGPAPAVPEGPPLVLKGGLHGDERVGRWRVPRKVVAHGGLGGVKLDYTRADCPWPEPEVEVHGDMAGITIVVPLGWEVDTTGADSGFGGVKNKTGAEERRPGAPLLRVTGTGGVAGVTIRHPNLWERRRLRDNPPPS
- the pcrA gene encoding DNA helicase PcrA; the encoded protein is MSGLFDDNALADLGPSGPPDEEPPPEPGFEPYEPREEIPDDLFAGTFAEPKAAEEDAYYRNGARKPVADPAELLTGLNEQQRAAVTHSGSPLLIVAGAGSGKTRVLTHRIAHLLAARGTHPGQILAITFTNKAAGEMKERVGELVGPRANAMWVMTFHSACVRILRRESKLLGFTSSFSIYDAADSKRLMALVCRDLDLDPKRFPPKSFSAKISNLKNELIDPEDFAAAASEPFEKTLAEAYTLYQSRLREANALDFDDIIMTTVHLLDAFPDVAEHYRRRFRHVLVDEYQDTNIAQYTLIRLLVGDADPAELCVVGDADQSIYAFRGATIRNILQFEQDYPDATTLLLEQNYRSTQTILSAANAVIARNEDRRPKNLWTNEGAGARITGYVADTEHDEAQFVADEIDRLSDQGRARAGDVAVFYRTNAQSRVFEEVFIRVGLPYKVVGGVRFYERREVRDVLAYLRVLANPEDTVPLRRVLNVPKRGIGDRAEAMIEALASRERISFAQALRRVDEAYGMAARSTNAVKRFNALLEELRTVVESGAGPATVLEAVLERTGYLAELQASTDPQDETRVENLQELAAVALEFEEARDEENPGTLADFLEQVALVADSDEIPDDEGDGVVTLMTLHTAKGLEFPVVFLTGMEDGVFPHQRSLGKTKELEEERRLAYVGITRARQRLYLTRSALRSAWGQPQHNPPSRFLDEIPEAHLDWRRTGGTAQAPAPAAPAAARGRRGAGGFATGRMKDRPVVDLAPGDRVTHDSFGMGTVISVQGAGDRAEAAIDFGGEKPKRLLLRYAPVEKL
- a CDS encoding aromatic acid exporter family protein, producing the protein MTGPTAPAPPRTWVARARRNAARAVRRPGWERDDLTMHAKAVLAAVAAWSIASWLLPVSVTTFAPFTSLLSVHGTVYRSLWQSLRYMGAVAVGVVLAAGFGSTAGIHAWSLAVLLIAALAVARLRPLGAQRLQVPVTALFAFSAGGGQLDYSLQLVAAILIGVGCGLATAVLWAPRLRHGSADEAVRSLGGEVCGLLSDIADDLRETTPDETRAQEWLDRARRIDGLAQRARASVEDGEEAARLNPRRLVRGGHLRLPAHHAAVNVLERVGHQTQSIARGLRYAAHSDHYQALARDFLTGYAELLTDVAVAARELPVSEDADADGEALRDRVDRARRCHDRLAARSRRAHLDAPGEWPLYGALLTDAARILDDLGTHRPTGTGAAGPAAAGRGQLTRRCGARPPGRRRTRRRGPGRGRSS